One genomic segment of Microcella indica includes these proteins:
- the gatC gene encoding Asp-tRNA(Asn)/Glu-tRNA(Gln) amidotransferase subunit GatC, giving the protein MSEITPERVAHLASLARIALTDDEIEQLTGELGAIVDAVATVQRVATPDVPATSHPIPLTGGMRPDEVGQTLTTEQALAGAPDHDGSRFRVTAILGEEQ; this is encoded by the coding sequence ATGTCTGAGATCACGCCCGAGCGCGTCGCGCACCTGGCGTCGCTTGCCCGCATCGCTTTGACCGACGACGAGATCGAGCAGCTCACGGGCGAGCTCGGCGCGATCGTCGACGCGGTGGCGACCGTGCAGCGCGTCGCGACGCCGGATGTGCCGGCGACGAGCCACCCGATTCCGCTGACGGGCGGCATGCGCCCCGACGAGGTGGGGCAGACGCTCACGACGGAGCAGGCCCTCGCGGGCGCGCCCGACCACGACGGCAGCCGCTTCCGCGTGACCGCCATCCTGGGCGAAGAGCAGTAG
- a CDS encoding alpha/beta hydrolase: MLFDATAVLIASLTVATVGGPVVLPENSGVSSSFSSAHAGYAFTTPDAHAVTSPAPHTLASLTSPAPHTLASLTSAPLAPMTPAPGRAIDLPTSLDQRSAPTVVAPALPLAAEQLATFSGSSLLHGLSALPPAAAADFVTTHPHAVHELLSSPPAAHQVTSWWAGLDATAQRSLIAATPEVVGNLDGVPFAVRNQANRALLRSTIRELELEADAAVGRAVATQNLHRLEMLYEVVDALGPAIANPPRSLLNLDTHGQGKAAVVLGDLETADYVSYMIPGMLVTVAGDIVGWTGFGARLYDDQTSWLALLAEAGAATQEQTVATVAWIGYQTPSLMNVGSMELAYEGRDAIAAAIEGLQTLRADDPPFVSLLTHSYGSTAALLALEDDTTVDALAMVGSPGSPAQSVDELNVRGDVFVGEAAWDPIPNSAFFGSDPGAPSYGARVMSVLGSVDVITNEVLAGSAGHNEYWVPGTESMRNLALIAIDRGELVTDGSALDAGRTLAMLH, from the coding sequence GTGCTCTTCGATGCGACGGCTGTACTTATTGCCTCGCTGACTGTCGCGACGGTCGGCGGGCCCGTCGTGCTGCCCGAGAACTCGGGCGTCTCCTCGAGCTTCTCCTCCGCTCACGCCGGCTACGCGTTCACGACCCCCGACGCTCACGCCGTCACCTCCCCGGCACCGCACACTCTCGCAAGCCTCACCTCCCCGGCACCGCACACCCTCGCGAGCCTCACCTCCGCACCGCTCGCCCCCATGACCCCCGCCCCTGGGCGGGCCATCGACCTGCCCACCAGTCTGGATCAGCGGTCGGCCCCGACCGTCGTCGCTCCCGCGCTCCCCCTCGCGGCCGAGCAGTTGGCGACGTTCTCGGGCTCTTCGCTTCTGCATGGCCTCTCGGCGCTACCCCCGGCTGCCGCGGCCGACTTCGTGACCACGCATCCCCATGCGGTTCACGAACTCCTGAGTTCGCCGCCTGCGGCGCACCAGGTGACCAGCTGGTGGGCAGGCCTCGATGCCACCGCGCAGCGTTCGCTCATCGCCGCGACCCCCGAGGTCGTCGGCAATCTGGACGGCGTGCCGTTCGCGGTGCGCAACCAGGCGAACCGGGCGCTGCTGCGCTCCACGATCCGCGAGCTGGAGCTGGAGGCCGATGCCGCGGTGGGGCGCGCGGTCGCCACGCAGAACCTGCACCGACTCGAGATGCTCTACGAGGTCGTGGATGCTCTGGGCCCGGCCATCGCGAACCCGCCGCGCTCGCTGCTGAACCTCGACACGCACGGGCAGGGCAAGGCCGCGGTCGTGCTCGGCGATCTCGAGACGGCCGACTACGTGAGCTACATGATCCCGGGCATGCTCGTCACGGTCGCGGGCGACATCGTGGGCTGGACGGGCTTCGGCGCGCGCTTGTACGACGACCAGACGTCGTGGCTCGCCCTGCTGGCAGAGGCGGGTGCGGCGACGCAGGAGCAGACGGTCGCGACGGTCGCGTGGATCGGCTACCAGACGCCGAGTCTCATGAACGTCGGCAGCATGGAACTGGCCTATGAGGGTCGGGATGCGATCGCTGCCGCGATCGAGGGCCTGCAGACTCTCCGGGCGGATGACCCGCCCTTCGTCTCCCTCCTGACCCACTCGTACGGCTCCACGGCGGCACTGCTGGCGCTCGAGGACGACACGACGGTCGACGCGCTCGCGATGGTCGGCTCGCCCGGCTCGCCCGCGCAGAGCGTCGACGAGCTCAACGTGCGCGGTGACGTGTTCGTGGGCGAGGCGGCGTGGGATCCGATTCCGAACAGCGCCTTCTTCGGCTCCGACCCGGGCGCCCCGTCGTACGGCGCGCGTGTCATGAGCGTGCTCGGGTCGGTCGACGTCATCACGAACGAGGTGCTCGCCGGGTCGGCCGGGCACAACGAGTACTGGGTGCCGGGCACCGAGTCGATGCGCAACCTGGCGCTCATCGCGATCGACCGGGGCGAGCTCGTGACCGACGGTTCGGCGCTCGACGCGGGTCGCACGCTCGCGATGCTGCACTGA
- the gatA gene encoding Asp-tRNA(Asn)/Glu-tRNA(Gln) amidotransferase subunit GatA, with the protein MTDLTRLSAADLSSRLTSGDVSSVEVTQAHLDRIAAVDGDVHAFLHVSADALDSAAAVDADRAAGKPLGELAGVPIAIKDVLCALDMPSTSGSRILEGWVPPYDATVVARLREARLIPLGKTNMDEFAMGSSTEHSAYGPTKNPWALDRIPGGSGGGSAAAVSAFEAPIALGSDTGGSIRQPAAVTGSVGVKPTYGGVSRYGAIALASSLDQVGPVSRSVLDAALVHDVIGGHDPRDATSIPDAWPSMAAAARAGQSGDALKGVRVGVVKELEGEGFQAGVKQRYHETLDLMAAAGAEIVEVSAPNFEYAIAAYYLILPAEASSNLAKFDSVRFGLRREVAGGTVEDVMAATREAGFGPEVKRRIILGTYALSAGYYDAYYGSAQKVRTLIQRDFAAAFAQADVLVSPSAPTTAFKFGEKMSDPLAMYLNDVTTIPANLAGVPGMGLPMGLAPEDGLPVGLQIMAPAREDARLYTVGAAVEQLLEAQWGGPLWSQAPELALAAQGATGGQR; encoded by the coding sequence ATGACCGATCTCACTCGCCTTTCTGCTGCCGACCTGTCGTCTCGCCTGACGTCGGGCGACGTCTCGAGCGTCGAGGTGACGCAGGCGCACCTGGACCGCATCGCGGCCGTCGACGGGGATGTTCATGCGTTCTTGCACGTGAGCGCCGACGCCCTCGACTCGGCCGCGGCGGTCGACGCCGACCGTGCTGCGGGCAAGCCTTTGGGCGAGCTGGCCGGCGTGCCGATCGCCATCAAGGACGTGCTGTGCGCGCTGGATATGCCGAGCACCTCCGGTTCGCGCATCCTCGAGGGGTGGGTGCCGCCGTACGACGCGACGGTCGTCGCCCGCCTGCGTGAGGCGCGCCTGATTCCGCTCGGCAAGACGAACATGGACGAGTTCGCGATGGGCTCCTCGACGGAGCACTCGGCGTACGGGCCGACGAAGAACCCGTGGGCACTGGACCGGATTCCCGGTGGTTCGGGCGGCGGTTCGGCGGCGGCGGTGTCGGCGTTCGAGGCGCCGATCGCGCTCGGCAGCGACACGGGCGGCTCGATCCGCCAGCCGGCCGCGGTCACCGGGTCGGTGGGCGTGAAGCCGACGTACGGCGGGGTGAGCCGCTACGGCGCGATCGCGCTCGCGAGCAGCCTCGACCAGGTGGGCCCGGTGTCGCGCTCGGTTCTGGATGCGGCTCTCGTGCACGACGTGATCGGCGGGCACGACCCGCGCGATGCGACGTCGATTCCGGATGCGTGGCCGTCGATGGCGGCTGCGGCGCGCGCAGGCCAGTCGGGTGACGCTCTCAAGGGCGTGCGCGTCGGCGTGGTGAAGGAGCTCGAGGGCGAGGGCTTCCAGGCGGGCGTGAAGCAGCGCTACCACGAGACGCTCGACCTGATGGCGGCGGCGGGTGCCGAGATCGTCGAGGTCAGCGCTCCGAACTTCGAGTATGCGATCGCTGCGTACTACCTGATTCTGCCGGCGGAGGCGTCGAGCAACCTGGCGAAGTTCGATTCGGTGCGCTTCGGTCTGCGCCGCGAGGTCGCGGGCGGAACGGTCGAGGATGTCATGGCGGCGACGCGCGAGGCCGGGTTCGGCCCCGAGGTGAAGCGACGCATCATCTTGGGCACGTACGCGCTGTCGGCGGGCTACTACGACGCCTACTACGGCAGTGCGCAGAAGGTGCGCACGCTCATTCAGCGCGACTTCGCGGCGGCGTTCGCGCAGGCGGATGTTCTCGTGTCGCCGTCCGCGCCGACGACGGCGTTCAAGTTCGGCGAGAAGATGTCGGACCCGCTCGCGATGTACTTGAACGACGTGACGACGATTCCGGCGAACCTGGCGGGAGTGCCCGGCATGGGCCTGCCGATGGGTCTCGCGCCGGAGGACGGCCTGCCGGTGGGGCTGCAGATCATGGCGCCCGCACGCGAGGATGCTCGCCTGTACACGGTGGGCGCGGCGGTCGAGCAGCTGCTCGAGGCGCAGTGGGGCGGCCCGCTGTGGTCGCAGGCGCCCGAGCTGGCTCTGGCCGCTCAGGGTGCGACGGGAGGGCAGCGCTGA
- the ligA gene encoding NAD-dependent DNA ligase LigA, whose translation MSRDAARAEVEALTSRILELRDAYYGRDTVLEDDASYDEKLQRLAEIEREFPELQSQDSPTQTVGGRAESTLFDPVTHAERMLSLDNVFTPEEFAAWAAKVERDANRAIHWLCELKIDGLALNLRYERGVLVSAATRGDGVVGEDVTENVRLVPGIPNRLDDDSVPDLVEVRGEVFIPKAAFDALNGLQREAGEREFANPRNAASGSLRQKAEGKNAAQLARMHDRLSRLRMLVHGIGAWQNPPVAAQSEIYELLSRWGLPTSDHASVRDSAEGAAEFITHFGEHRDSVEHEIDGVVVKVDELALHDELGATSRAPRWAIAYKYPPEQVNTKLLDIVVSVGRTGRATPFAVMQKVRVAGSEVRQATLHNQDVVKLKGVLIGDTVVLRKAGDVIPEVLGPVVELRDGTEREFVMPTHCPECGTELRPAKEGDVDLRCPNARSCPAQVRGRVEHIGSRGALDIEGLGEIGAAALTQPEVPETPPLVTEAGLFALTLEQLLPIEVIVTDSETGLPKLEEDGEAKRRSPFRRLRRAPLPGQEPTKSKPDPPYDPAGPFDGDEQFIVSSAATNLLDELEKAKKKPLWRKLVSLSIRHVGPVAARALADHFGSLQHIREATKEELAAVDGVGPIIAEALVDWFAVDWHVEIVESWQRAGLEWHTEGHPGPGAAAAAGGVLAGVTVVATGSLEGFTREGAQEAIIAAGGKAASSVSKKTDFVAAGPGAGSKLAKAEQLGLRIIDAAQFAVLVTQGPEALDEPAAAGE comes from the coding sequence TTGAGCCGCGACGCGGCCCGCGCCGAGGTCGAGGCGCTCACGAGCCGCATCCTCGAGCTGCGCGACGCCTACTACGGCCGCGACACCGTGCTGGAAGACGACGCCTCGTACGACGAGAAGCTGCAGCGGCTGGCGGAGATCGAGCGCGAGTTCCCCGAGCTGCAGAGTCAGGACAGCCCGACGCAGACGGTCGGCGGCCGCGCCGAGTCGACCCTGTTCGACCCGGTGACGCACGCCGAGCGCATGCTGAGCCTCGACAACGTGTTCACGCCGGAGGAGTTCGCGGCGTGGGCGGCGAAGGTCGAGCGCGACGCGAACCGTGCGATCCACTGGCTGTGCGAGTTGAAGATCGACGGGCTGGCCCTCAACCTGCGCTACGAGCGCGGTGTGCTCGTGAGCGCGGCGACGCGCGGCGACGGGGTCGTGGGAGAGGACGTCACGGAGAACGTGCGGCTCGTGCCGGGCATCCCGAATCGCCTCGACGATGACAGCGTGCCCGATCTCGTCGAGGTGCGCGGCGAAGTATTCATTCCGAAAGCGGCATTCGATGCGCTCAACGGCCTGCAGCGCGAGGCGGGCGAGCGCGAGTTCGCGAACCCGCGCAACGCGGCGAGCGGCTCGCTGCGGCAGAAGGCGGAGGGCAAGAATGCGGCGCAGCTGGCGCGCATGCACGATCGGCTGAGCCGATTGCGGATGCTCGTCCATGGCATCGGCGCGTGGCAGAACCCGCCCGTGGCGGCACAGAGCGAGATCTACGAGCTGCTGTCGCGCTGGGGGCTGCCGACGAGCGACCACGCGAGCGTGCGCGACTCGGCGGAGGGTGCCGCCGAGTTCATCACCCACTTCGGCGAGCACCGCGACAGCGTCGAGCACGAGATCGACGGCGTCGTCGTCAAGGTCGACGAGCTGGCCCTGCACGACGAGCTCGGGGCGACGAGCCGAGCCCCGCGCTGGGCGATCGCCTACAAGTACCCGCCCGAGCAGGTCAACACGAAGCTGCTCGACATCGTCGTGAGCGTCGGCCGCACGGGCCGCGCGACGCCCTTCGCGGTCATGCAGAAGGTGCGCGTCGCCGGCAGCGAGGTGCGGCAGGCGACCTTGCACAATCAGGACGTCGTCAAGCTCAAGGGCGTGCTCATCGGCGACACCGTGGTGCTGCGCAAGGCCGGCGATGTGATTCCCGAAGTGCTCGGGCCGGTCGTCGAGCTGCGCGACGGCACCGAGCGCGAGTTCGTCATGCCCACCCACTGCCCGGAGTGCGGCACCGAGCTGAGGCCCGCGAAGGAGGGCGACGTCGACCTGCGCTGCCCGAACGCGCGCAGCTGCCCGGCGCAGGTGCGCGGCCGTGTCGAGCACATCGGCAGCCGTGGTGCACTCGACATCGAGGGCCTGGGCGAGATCGGCGCCGCGGCGCTCACCCAGCCGGAGGTGCCCGAGACGCCGCCTCTCGTGACCGAGGCCGGGTTGTTCGCGCTGACGCTCGAGCAGCTGCTGCCGATCGAGGTCATCGTCACCGACAGCGAGACGGGGCTGCCGAAGCTCGAGGAGGACGGCGAGGCGAAACGGCGCAGTCCGTTCCGACGGCTGAGGAGAGCCCCGCTGCCCGGCCAGGAGCCGACGAAGTCGAAGCCCGACCCGCCCTACGACCCGGCGGGGCCGTTCGACGGCGACGAGCAGTTCATCGTCTCCTCCGCCGCGACGAATCTGCTCGACGAGCTCGAGAAGGCCAAGAAGAAGCCTCTGTGGCGAAAGCTCGTGTCGCTGTCGATCCGGCACGTGGGCCCCGTCGCCGCGCGGGCGCTCGCCGACCACTTCGGGTCGCTTCAGCACATCAGGGAGGCGACGAAGGAGGAGCTCGCCGCTGTCGACGGCGTGGGCCCGATCATCGCAGAGGCGCTCGTCGACTGGTTCGCCGTCGACTGGCACGTCGAGATCGTCGAGTCGTGGCAGAGGGCGGGTCTCGAGTGGCACACAGAGGGCCACCCCGGCCCCGGAGCGGCGGCCGCCGCCGGGGGAGTGCTCGCGGGCGTCACCGTCGTGGCGACCGGCAGCCTCGAGGGCTTCACGCGCGAGGGTGCTCAGGAGGCGATCATCGCCGCGGGGGGCAAAGCGGCGAGCAGTGTGAGCAAGAAGACCGACTTCGTGGCCGCTGGCCCGGGCGCCGGCTCGAAGCTCGCCAAAGCGGAGCAGCTGGGCCTGCGCATCATCGATGCGGCGCAGTTCGCCGTGCTCGTCACGCAGGGGCCCGAGGCGCTCGACGAACCAGCGGCCGCGGGGGAGTAG
- a CDS encoding cysteine desulfurase family protein: MTIYLDHAATSPMPLAVRERYVEALAVVGNPSSIHSAGQSARALLDSSRARIAATIGVDPIEVTLTGGGTEAVNLAIKGLYWSRRAAGLGTRILAPAAEHHATLDAVQWLVDHEGASVEWLPVDANGRLRLDALEEALTPRSVSSDGAALLTMLWANNEVGTLQPVAEAAALAAAAGVPVHVDAIAAYGQVPLDPLPAGVSAVSISAHKVGGPVGVGALVLRRGTEVEPLLHGGAQQRGRSGTMDAAGAAGFAAAAEDACAALADRADRKRGLRDRLAAGIRDRVPEVRLSTDLADSLPGTLHVRVPGAEGDSLLFLLDQAGFAVSTGSACQAGVPEPSHVLLAMGVSPTEARGSLRVSLGPATTADEIDAFLDALAHAARQAVGAGLAARQPRLGR; encoded by the coding sequence ATGACCATCTACCTGGACCACGCGGCGACCTCGCCCATGCCGCTCGCCGTGCGGGAGCGGTATGTGGAGGCGCTCGCCGTCGTCGGCAACCCGTCGTCGATCCACTCGGCCGGCCAGTCGGCGCGCGCCCTACTCGATTCCTCGCGCGCCCGCATCGCCGCGACGATCGGCGTCGACCCGATCGAGGTCACCCTCACGGGCGGGGGCACCGAGGCGGTCAACCTCGCCATCAAGGGGCTGTACTGGTCGCGGCGAGCCGCGGGTCTCGGCACGCGCATCCTCGCCCCCGCGGCGGAGCACCACGCGACCCTCGATGCGGTGCAGTGGCTCGTCGATCACGAGGGTGCGAGCGTCGAGTGGCTGCCCGTCGACGCGAACGGCCGGCTGCGGCTCGACGCGCTCGAGGAGGCCCTCACCCCTCGCTCCGTCTCCTCTGACGGCGCAGCCCTGCTCACGATGCTGTGGGCCAACAACGAGGTCGGCACGCTGCAGCCCGTCGCCGAGGCGGCGGCGCTCGCGGCGGCCGCCGGCGTGCCCGTGCACGTCGACGCGATCGCCGCCTACGGCCAGGTACCGCTCGACCCCCTGCCCGCGGGTGTGAGCGCCGTCTCGATCTCTGCCCACAAGGTCGGCGGGCCCGTCGGCGTCGGCGCGCTCGTCCTGCGGCGCGGCACAGAGGTCGAGCCGCTCCTCCACGGCGGGGCGCAGCAGCGCGGGCGCTCCGGCACGATGGATGCCGCGGGGGCGGCCGGGTTCGCCGCCGCCGCCGAAGACGCCTGCGCCGCGCTTGCAGACCGCGCCGACCGCAAGCGGGGGCTGCGTGATCGGCTTGCGGCGGGCATCCGTGATCGCGTGCCGGAGGTGCGCCTGTCGACCGATCTCGCCGACTCCCTGCCCGGCACGCTGCACGTGCGCGTGCCCGGCGCCGAGGGCGACTCGCTGCTGTTCCTGCTCGACCAGGCCGGCTTCGCCGTCTCGACCGGGTCGGCGTGCCAGGCCGGAGTGCCCGAGCCCTCGCATGTGCTCCTCGCGATGGGGGTGTCGCCGACCGAGGCGCGCGGCTCGCTGCGCGTGTCGCTCGGGCCTGCGACGACGGCCGACGAGATCGACGCGTTCCTGGATGCTCTCGCTCACGCCGCCCGTCAGGCCGTCGGCGCGGGGCTCGCGGCGCGGCAGCCCCGCCTCGGTCGCTAG
- the gatB gene encoding Asp-tRNA(Asn)/Glu-tRNA(Gln) amidotransferase subunit GatB, with amino-acid sequence MAKAELMDFDKALEMFEPVLGFEVHVELSTKTKMFSDAPNPALSDNDITDPNTAITPVCLGLPGSLPVVNEQAVQFAISLGLALGCQIAPSSTFSRKNYFYPDLAKNYQISQYDEPIAFEGEVEVELEDGTLVAIPIERAHMEEDAGKLTHVGGSTGRIQGAESSLVDYNRAGVPLVEIVTKPIYGAEHRAPEIAKAYVSTIRDMVRALGISEARMERGNLRCDANVSLRPRGQAELGIRTETKNVNSFRSVERAVRYEIQRQAAILAKGGSIQQETRHWHEDTGVTSAGRVKSDADDYRYFPEPDLLPVVPTQALIDELRDALPEPPAARRRRLKEEWGFTDLEFRDVVNSGLLVEVTDTVAAGASPQQARKWWTGEIARIANARDAEPASLITAAHVAEIVQLVESGALTDRLARQALEGVIEGEGTPSEVVAARGLEVVSDDGALIAAVDAALAQQPDVLEKIRDGKVQAAGAVIGAVMKSMGGKADAARVRELVLERAQA; translated from the coding sequence ATGGCGAAGGCAGAACTCATGGACTTCGACAAGGCACTCGAGATGTTCGAGCCGGTGCTCGGCTTCGAGGTGCACGTCGAGCTGAGCACGAAGACGAAGATGTTCTCAGACGCCCCCAACCCCGCGCTGAGCGACAACGACATCACCGACCCCAACACGGCGATCACCCCGGTCTGCCTGGGCCTGCCCGGCAGCCTTCCGGTCGTCAACGAGCAGGCCGTGCAGTTCGCGATCTCGTTAGGGCTCGCGCTCGGCTGCCAGATCGCGCCGAGCAGCACGTTCAGCCGCAAGAACTACTTCTACCCGGATCTGGCGAAGAACTACCAGATCAGCCAGTACGACGAGCCGATCGCCTTCGAGGGCGAGGTCGAGGTCGAGCTGGAGGACGGCACGCTGGTCGCCATCCCGATCGAGCGCGCCCACATGGAGGAGGATGCCGGCAAGCTCACGCACGTGGGCGGCTCGACGGGCCGCATCCAGGGTGCTGAGTCTTCGCTCGTCGATTACAACCGCGCGGGCGTGCCGCTCGTGGAGATCGTGACGAAGCCGATCTACGGCGCCGAGCACCGCGCGCCGGAGATCGCGAAGGCCTACGTGAGCACGATCCGCGACATGGTGCGGGCGCTGGGCATCAGCGAGGCGCGCATGGAGCGGGGCAACCTGCGCTGCGATGCGAACGTGTCGCTGCGGCCGCGCGGGCAGGCTGAGCTGGGCATCCGCACGGAGACCAAGAACGTGAACTCGTTCCGTTCTGTGGAGCGGGCGGTGCGTTACGAGATTCAGCGCCAGGCGGCGATTCTGGCGAAGGGCGGCTCGATTCAGCAGGAGACCCGCCACTGGCATGAGGATACGGGTGTGACGTCGGCGGGCCGCGTGAAGAGCGACGCCGACGACTACCGCTACTTCCCGGAGCCTGACCTGCTGCCGGTCGTGCCGACGCAGGCCCTCATCGACGAACTTCGGGATGCCCTGCCGGAGCCCCCCGCGGCCCGACGCCGCCGCCTCAAGGAGGAGTGGGGTTTCACCGACCTGGAGTTCCGCGACGTCGTGAACAGCGGCCTGCTCGTGGAGGTCACCGACACGGTCGCGGCGGGCGCGTCACCGCAGCAGGCCCGCAAGTGGTGGACGGGCGAGATCGCCCGCATCGCGAACGCTCGGGATGCTGAACCGGCGTCGCTCATCACCGCAGCCCACGTGGCCGAGATCGTGCAGCTCGTCGAGTCGGGTGCGCTCACCGACCGACTGGCCCGGCAGGCGCTCGAGGGTGTCATCGAGGGGGAGGGCACTCCCTCCGAGGTCGTGGCGGCTCGCGGTCTGGAGGTCGTCTCGGACGACGGCGCTCTCATCGCGGCGGTCGATGCGGCGCTCGCGCAGCAGCCCGACGTGCTGGAGAAGATCCGCGACGGCAAGGTGCAGGCCGCCGGCGCCGTCATCGGTGCCGTCATGAAGTCGATGGGCGGGAAGGCCGATGCTGCTCGCGTGCGCGAGCTCGTGCTGGAGCGGGCGCAAGCGTAG
- the mnmA gene encoding tRNA 2-thiouridine(34) synthase MnmA has translation MKVLAAMSGGVDSAVAAARAVDAGHDVVGVHLALSRMPGTLRSGARGCCTIEDSLDARRAAERLGIPFYVWDFSERFRDDVIDDFIAEYAAGRTPNPCMRCNERIKFAAVLEKALALGFDAVATGHYAHILTDDSGHRELHRASDEAKDQSYVLGVLTSEQLAHAMFPLGRTPNKAAVRAEASARGLTVAQKPDSHDICFIPDGDTRGWLADRIEPEAGAIVDRDGAQVGSHDGATSFTVGQRRGLNLGVPAPDGRPRFVLEVRPRSNEVVVGPREALAVRELAGARFTWAGLDPVASGIAVAEPGAHPAAPDAVAEFACEVQVRAHADPVPARARVVPSAGAAPGADADADDADADDAGSPSGLPGAGTLELVVTVEEPLHGVAPGQTAVIYVGTRVLGQCTIDRTVSADAHSDSPSDAVPATAS, from the coding sequence GTGAAGGTTCTCGCGGCGATGAGCGGCGGCGTCGACAGCGCCGTGGCTGCCGCGCGCGCGGTCGACGCGGGCCACGACGTCGTGGGCGTGCACCTCGCGCTGAGCCGCATGCCGGGCACCCTGCGCTCGGGTGCGCGCGGCTGCTGCACGATCGAAGACTCACTGGATGCTCGTCGCGCGGCCGAGAGGCTGGGCATCCCGTTCTATGTGTGGGATTTCAGCGAGCGGTTCCGCGACGACGTCATCGACGACTTCATCGCCGAGTACGCGGCCGGCCGCACGCCCAACCCGTGCATGCGCTGCAACGAGCGCATCAAGTTCGCGGCCGTGCTCGAGAAGGCTCTCGCCCTCGGCTTCGACGCCGTCGCGACCGGGCACTACGCGCACATCCTGACCGACGACTCCGGGCACCGTGAGCTGCACCGCGCCTCCGACGAGGCGAAGGACCAGTCGTACGTGCTCGGCGTGCTGACTTCCGAGCAGTTGGCGCACGCGATGTTCCCGCTCGGGCGCACGCCGAACAAGGCCGCCGTACGGGCGGAGGCATCCGCACGCGGGCTCACCGTCGCGCAGAAGCCCGACAGCCACGACATCTGCTTCATCCCCGACGGTGATACCCGCGGCTGGCTCGCCGACCGCATTGAGCCGGAGGCGGGCGCGATCGTCGACCGCGACGGTGCGCAGGTCGGCTCGCATGACGGGGCGACGAGCTTCACGGTCGGCCAGCGGCGCGGGCTCAACCTGGGCGTGCCCGCACCCGACGGCCGCCCCCGCTTCGTGCTCGAAGTGCGCCCGCGCTCGAACGAGGTCGTCGTCGGCCCGCGCGAGGCGCTCGCGGTGCGCGAGCTCGCCGGCGCGCGCTTCACGTGGGCGGGGCTCGACCCGGTCGCCTCCGGTATCGCCGTCGCCGAGCCCGGCGCCCATCCCGCCGCACCGGATGCCGTGGCCGAGTTCGCGTGCGAGGTGCAGGTGCGCGCGCACGCCGACCCGGTGCCGGCGCGGGCTCGCGTGGTGCCGAGTGCGGGCGCAGCGCCGGGCGCCGACGCCGATGCGGACGACGCCGACGCGGACGACGCCGGCTCACCCTCCGGGCTCCCGGGCGCGGGCACGCTCGAGCTCGTCGTCACCGTGGAGGAGCCGCTGCACGGCGTCGCCCCGGGCCAGACCGCAGTGATCTACGTCGGCACGCGCGTGCTCGGCCAGTGCACTATCGATCGCACGGTCAGTGCCGATGCGCACTCGGATTCGCCGAGCGACGCCGTGCCGGCCACCGCGTCCTGA